GACCAGTATGAAGTCGAGGTTAACTGACATGAGTTTACTCGAGTGTTATTTGCAATAACCCTCCTTTCCGAATGTGCTTGTTCGACTCATCTTCATTGACGAGTATCAGTCCGGGATCCACAAAGCTGCTGCTGTACTGTCAATAAAGGCCAAGCGGAGGTACTACTACTATCGTTCTGGTTTTTTCATGACCCCTAGGATGAACCCAACCGACTTATTGATGTTCTTGGGAAGGAATACCATCAGGTTGTACATGGACGGAATTTCTTCTCCTCTATTTTCGTCCATAGGACAGAATCTTTCCAGGTCGCCATTGAAGTCACATCTGGTCACTTCGCTTATGCAGTCCATGAGCAGCAGTTCCTACCAATAAAAAACATCGTAAGGAAAGCGAATGATTCCACCCCTCTTACAGATCACCTCCTCTGATTCTATTGATATTAAACtgattaaagaaaaatacatatgtacaccttTGTTGAGTTAgaaatatgaaacaaaagtcaaattttggcggatgtatgaaaaactttatttttcaatgtttttattgAAGATGATCGcttcaatatattttacatatttgacTTCTCTCTTGATATTTCAATGCAGCACACAGATTGCAAAACttaacaagaaaacaaaaagaactaGCATTAAAGCTTATAATGACTCAAAAACGCTCGAAGAGCAAACACGTGTCTACACAATACTTAGGACGTTGGAACAGGTTTCGGTGGTGGTGTGTCTTTACTCTCCTCATCTTTTTCCTTATTCCAATTTTGCAAGCCCTTTGGCAATGATGTGTCTTCTTCGAAAGAACCTGTGCCTTCGACGAATTCTTCATATGtagatttttctttgaatggtcGTGGACCAAGCAGTTCGATCATATCATCGCGACTCAAGATTTCATTCTTTAATAGGCGCTCAGCTACACGGCGAACATCTTCTTTGTGTTTAGTGAGCAATTCTGTGGTGCGTTGATGAGCTTTATGAATAAGTACGCGGACTTCACTATCAATCAATTGCGCCGTTTCTTCCGAGTAGGGCTTAGTGAAAACAGCATCACCTTGCTGACCCGCGTCAAAGCTCACTTGACCAACCTTCTCGTTCATGCCGAATCGAACAATTTGGGCATAAGCACTATCCGTTATCTTTTTCAAGTCATCCTGTGCACCAGTTGTAATGCGATTAAAGAATAACTCCTCCGCAACACGTCCACCCAGTGTCATGCACATTCTATCAAAAAGTTGTTCCTGTGATAGTAAGTACTGGTCTTTAGGCAAGTACTGGGCATAACCAAGACCTTTTCCGCGTGGTATAATTGAAACTTTTAACAGCGGATCTGCGTACTCCAAAAACCAACCCGCAACCGCGTGTCCCGCTTCGTGATGCGCTACTGTCTTCTTTTCTTCTGGGGCTAAAACATTCGTCTTCTTCTCCATACCAGCTATCACCCGCTCGATCGCttgttcgaaatttttcatCATAATTGCCTCCAAGGAATCGCGCGCAGCTATAAGAGCAGCTTCATTGCATACATTCGCAATGTCCGCGCCGGTGAAGCCAGGTGTCAATGCTGCCATTTTACGAGCAAGATCTTGCTTATCCAAATCAGTCTTTAGAGGACCCAAATGtacctgaaattaaaaaaaaggcatTTAACAATTAGCATCGTACATAAATGTGCATTAATGAGCATTTGCAATAATAATGGTAATCATGGATCTAACGTTTTTATAGTTACCTTAAAAATGTTGGCACGTCCTTTTATGTCGGGTGCTGGAACAAAAATCTGACGATCGAATCGTCCCGGACGCATCAGCGCTTTGTCCAATATATCAACACGGTTAGTTGCAGCTAACACAACAACATTAGTGGTAGTATTAAAACCGTCCATTTCAACCAACAATTGATTTAATGTGTTCTCTTGTTCGGAATGTCCACCAAAAGATTTACCACCACGTTTGCGTCCAACCGCATCAATTTcatcaataaacaaaatacatgGTGCATGCTTTCTAGCCATTGAAAACATATCTCGAACACGTGACGGACCTACACCAACAAACATCTCCAAAAACTCGGAACCGGATACGCTTATAAAAGGAACATTTGCTTCACCAGCGGTAGCCTTTGCTAATAATGTTTTTCCTGTACCAGGTGGACCTGTAAGCATAGCACCTTTTGGAATTTTTGCGCCGAGATCAATATATTGTTGAGGATTTTTTAAGAAGTTTACAAATTCCATAATTTCGATTTTGGCTTCCTCACAACCCGCAACATCCCTgcaaaattgcaatatttt
This genomic stretch from Bactrocera dorsalis isolate Fly_Bdor chromosome 5, ASM2337382v1, whole genome shotgun sequence harbors:
- the LOC105225279 gene encoding AFG3-like protein 2, which translates into the protein MAHRLIQSAKAMERCLRRSYVTNNLNLRASNRNVVGSPEFFQTPVIQFLLEQVQHFCKKPPKGFEKYFEEGKSVDKKTSDGETSKSKESKSSVGKETSSNTSSTNKSDWSFGMFTNSSKGSQGNRGTGGGPGRPIGEGSGGDREKWIIFGAVSAVALLASIAFFEMGYKEISWKEFVNNYLNKGLVEKLEVVNKKWVRVRILPGNSQDSSGVLWFNIGSVDSFERNLESAQTDLGIEPLNYVPVIYRTEVEASALTGLLPTLLIIGFLVYMMRRSADMMGGGRGRKGGGLFGGVMQSTAKLINSNEIGVRFKDVAGCEEAKIEIMEFVNFLKNPQQYIDLGAKIPKGAMLTGPPGTGKTLLAKATAGEANVPFISVSGSEFLEMFVGVGPSRVRDMFSMARKHAPCILFIDEIDAVGRKRGGKSFGGHSEQENTLNQLLVEMDGFNTTTNVVVLAATNRVDILDKALMRPGRFDRQIFVPAPDIKGRANIFKVHLGPLKTDLDKQDLARKMAALTPGFTGADIANVCNEAALIAARDSLEAIMMKNFEQAIERVIAGMEKKTNVLAPEEKKTVAHHEAGHAVAGWFLEYADPLLKVSIIPRGKGLGYAQYLPKDQYLLSQEQLFDRMCMTLGGRVAEELFFNRITTGAQDDLKKITDSAYAQIVRFGMNEKVGQVSFDAGQQGDAVFTKPYSEETAQLIDSEVRVLIHKAHQRTTELLTKHKEDVRRVAERLLKNEILSRDDMIELLGPRPFKEKSTYEEFVEGTGSFEEDTSLPKGLQNWNKEKDEESKDTPPPKPVPTS